A region from the Inhella inkyongensis genome encodes:
- a CDS encoding universal stress protein, with translation MPPGAFMYQRILIATDGSEITAKAAEQAVALAQKLGAQMFAVTVTEPYPYSPLAETQPISPQEHLDTELRVANTRLLDVQRLAQAAGVHCEGSSVEGNLPWQAIVDHAQRVKADLIVMASHGRRGVSALILGSETQKVLTHSKIPVLVVR, from the coding sequence ATGCCACCGGGAGCCTTCATGTACCAGCGCATCCTCATCGCCACCGACGGGTCCGAAATCACTGCCAAAGCAGCCGAGCAGGCCGTGGCCTTGGCTCAAAAATTGGGGGCCCAGATGTTTGCCGTCACCGTGACGGAGCCCTACCCCTACAGCCCACTGGCCGAGACCCAGCCCATCAGCCCGCAGGAGCATCTGGACACCGAATTGCGCGTGGCCAACACGCGGCTGCTTGATGTGCAGCGCCTGGCTCAGGCGGCCGGGGTGCATTGCGAGGGCAGCAGCGTCGAGGGCAATCTGCCTTGGCAAGCCATCGTCGACCATGCCCAACGCGTCAAGGCCGACCTCATCGTGATGGCCAGCCATGGTCGGCGCGGCGTCAGCGCCCTGATCCTGGGCAGCGAGACCCAGAAGGTGCTGACCCACAGCAAGATTCCTGTGCTGGTGGTGCGCTGA
- a CDS encoding sulfurtransferase has product MNEHLIDATSLQRELAGPQPPLLFDLRFELSDPQAGARAYAQGHLPGAHYLHLDADLSAPLHGETGRFRGRHPLPEREVFAQRLAQRGWAPGRAVVAYDAQGGMYAARLWWMLRWLGEHDVRLLDGGLSAWSAAGLTLSTAIPPLEPAPTPQALGAELPTLSAAQVAAQLGRILIVDARGPERFRGEVEPLDTQAGHIPGALNRPFALNLQADGRFKPAEQLRQEWQTLLGKQRGDAVVHQCGSGVTACHNLFAVELAGLGLGSLYPGSWSEWSADPRRPVAKG; this is encoded by the coding sequence ATGAATGAGCACCTGATCGACGCCACCAGCCTGCAACGCGAACTGGCCGGCCCGCAACCGCCGCTGCTCTTCGACCTGCGCTTCGAGCTCAGCGACCCGCAGGCCGGTGCGCGCGCCTACGCCCAGGGCCATCTGCCCGGAGCGCATTACCTGCACCTGGACGCCGATCTCAGCGCCCCGCTGCACGGCGAAACGGGGCGCTTTCGCGGTCGCCATCCCTTGCCGGAGCGCGAGGTCTTTGCACAACGACTGGCCCAACGCGGTTGGGCGCCGGGCAGGGCGGTGGTGGCCTATGACGCGCAGGGCGGCATGTATGCCGCTCGCCTGTGGTGGATGTTGCGCTGGCTGGGTGAGCACGACGTCCGACTGCTCGATGGCGGCTTGTCCGCCTGGAGTGCGGCCGGACTGACGCTCAGCACCGCCATCCCACCGCTTGAGCCGGCGCCGACTCCCCAGGCATTGGGCGCAGAGCTGCCAACCCTTAGCGCGGCGCAAGTGGCCGCCCAACTCGGTCGAATCTTGATCGTGGATGCGCGCGGGCCCGAGCGCTTCCGTGGCGAGGTGGAGCCCCTGGACACCCAGGCCGGCCACATCCCGGGTGCATTGAACCGCCCCTTTGCGCTCAATCTGCAAGCCGATGGCCGCTTCAAACCCGCAGAGCAGTTGCGCCAGGAATGGCAAACCCTCCTGGGCAAGCAGCGGGGCGACGCCGTGGTGCACCAATGCGGCTCAGGCGTCACCGCCTGCCACAACCTCTTTGCCGTGGAATTGGCCGGGTTGGGGCTGGGTAGCCTGTACCCGGGCTCTTGGAGCGAATGGTCGGCAGACCCGCGCCGCCCCGTCGCCAAAGGCTGA
- a CDS encoding DMT family transporter: protein MPASLLMLTATLLFAAMGLFVKLASAHYSAAQIVTVRGLIGVLALLALARWRGIPLRTSVPWMHAWRGIVGVTALCLWFWAIGGLPLATAITLNQMSSVWMALFLLGGAVLLGQQRLDPRLIAAVLVGFVGVALVLQPTFERDQLPWGLAGLGSGLLAALAYLQVAALGRAGEPEVRVVFYLSLTSVLAGALLSFWLPAVVAPPQSPWGPLWLLAVGLSATVAQVMMTAAYAKGRLLVNATLNYAGIVFAALLGWWVFDEALGWIAVSGIALIISAGLSATLLRSRQAPSLPTDTAHE, encoded by the coding sequence ATGCCTGCCTCTCTGCTGATGCTCACCGCGACCCTGCTCTTCGCAGCCATGGGTCTGTTCGTCAAGCTCGCCAGTGCCCACTACAGCGCGGCGCAGATCGTCACCGTGCGAGGTCTGATCGGCGTCTTGGCACTGCTGGCGTTGGCGCGGTGGCGCGGCATCCCCTTGCGCACCTCGGTGCCCTGGATGCACGCTTGGCGCGGCATCGTCGGCGTCACCGCCCTGTGCCTGTGGTTCTGGGCCATCGGCGGCCTGCCACTCGCCACCGCCATCACCCTGAATCAGATGAGCTCGGTGTGGATGGCCCTATTCCTGCTCGGTGGCGCCGTTTTGCTCGGGCAACAGCGCCTGGACCCGCGCCTAATCGCTGCCGTACTGGTCGGATTTGTCGGTGTGGCCCTGGTCTTGCAGCCCACCTTCGAGCGCGACCAGCTGCCCTGGGGCTTGGCCGGCCTGGGCTCGGGCCTGCTCGCCGCCTTGGCCTACTTGCAGGTGGCTGCTCTAGGGCGCGCAGGTGAGCCCGAGGTGCGCGTGGTGTTCTACCTGAGCCTCACCAGCGTGCTGGCCGGCGCCCTGCTCTCCTTCTGGCTGCCGGCCGTGGTGGCACCACCCCAAAGCCCCTGGGGCCCGCTTTGGTTACTGGCCGTGGGCCTGAGCGCTACCGTGGCCCAGGTGATGATGACGGCCGCCTACGCCAAGGGACGACTGCTGGTCAATGCCACCCTTAACTACGCCGGCATCGTCTTTGCTGCCCTGCTGGGCTGGTGGGTGTTTGATGAGGCCCTGGGCTGGATCGCAGTCTCGGGCATCGCTCTGATCATCAGCGCCGGCCTCAGCGCCACCTTGCTGCGCAGTCGCCAAGCCCCTTCTTTGCCAACGGACACCGCCCATGAATGA
- a CDS encoding aromatic ring-hydroxylating oxygenase subunit alpha has translation MSDLSLAIGALERSCGTQLPVSAYFDPALYEREQERIIRPGPRYVGHQLAVPEVGDFLTLAHEGEGRALVRGHDGIQLVSNVCRHRQAVMLKGRGNTGANIVCPLHRWTYGLKGDLIGAPHFEQDPCLNLNRWNLRQWNGLLFEDNGRDIAADMAGLQVLKDLDFSGYVLDKVQIHDCNYNWKTFIEVYLEDYHVGPFHPGLGQFVTCDDLAWQWGQEFSVQTVGVKGALDKPGSKVYRRWHDALMAYRKGEPPKQGAVWLTYYPTLMVEWYPHVLVVSHLIPKGPQKTTNVVEFYYPEEIAAFEREFIEAQQAAYMETCVEDDEIGERMDAGRLALMERGDNEVGPYQSPMEDGMKHFHAWYREKMKL, from the coding sequence ATGTCCGATCTGAGTCTTGCCATCGGGGCGCTTGAACGCAGCTGTGGCACGCAGCTCCCCGTTTCTGCCTATTTCGATCCTGCGCTCTACGAGCGCGAGCAGGAGCGCATCATCCGACCTGGCCCCCGCTATGTGGGTCACCAGCTCGCGGTGCCCGAAGTCGGCGACTTCCTGACCCTGGCCCACGAGGGCGAGGGGCGCGCGCTCGTCCGTGGGCACGATGGCATCCAGCTGGTCTCAAACGTCTGCCGCCACCGCCAGGCCGTGATGCTCAAAGGACGCGGCAACACGGGCGCCAACATCGTCTGCCCCCTGCATCGCTGGACCTATGGACTCAAGGGCGACCTGATCGGCGCTCCTCATTTTGAGCAAGACCCCTGCCTGAACCTGAACCGCTGGAATCTGCGCCAGTGGAACGGACTGCTGTTTGAGGACAACGGGCGCGACATCGCGGCCGACATGGCCGGGCTGCAGGTGCTGAAGGATCTGGACTTCAGCGGCTATGTGCTGGACAAGGTGCAGATCCACGACTGCAACTACAACTGGAAGACCTTCATCGAGGTCTATCTGGAGGACTACCACGTCGGCCCCTTCCACCCGGGGCTGGGACAGTTCGTCACCTGTGACGACCTGGCTTGGCAGTGGGGCCAGGAGTTCTCGGTGCAGACCGTCGGCGTCAAGGGTGCGCTGGACAAGCCAGGCTCCAAGGTCTATCGCCGCTGGCACGACGCCCTGATGGCTTACCGCAAGGGCGAGCCCCCCAAGCAGGGCGCCGTCTGGCTGACCTACTACCCCACCCTGATGGTGGAGTGGTATCCGCATGTGCTGGTGGTCTCGCACCTGATCCCCAAGGGGCCGCAGAAGACCACCAATGTGGTGGAGTTCTATTACCCGGAAGAAATCGCCGCTTTCGAACGCGAGTTCATCGAAGCCCAGCAGGCCGCATATATGGAAACCTGCGTCGAAGACGACGAGATCGGCGAGCGCATGGATGCCGGCCGCCTGGCCCTGATGGAACGCGGGGACAACGAGGTGGGGCCGTACCAGAGCCCGATGGAGGATGGCATGAAGCACTTCCATGCTTGGTACCGCGAAAAAATGAAACTCTGA
- a CDS encoding exodeoxyribonuclease VII small subunit: protein MPKSAKAAPPASFDAALAELEQLVGAMEGGALPLEQLLAGYQRGAELLGFCRERLQAVEQQVKVLDDGALKAWEDT, encoded by the coding sequence ATGCCCAAAAGCGCCAAAGCCGCTCCACCAGCCAGCTTCGACGCGGCACTTGCCGAGTTGGAGCAACTCGTGGGCGCCATGGAGGGCGGGGCGTTGCCGTTGGAGCAGCTGTTGGCGGGCTATCAGCGTGGCGCAGAGCTGCTGGGTTTTTGCCGAGAGCGCCTGCAGGCGGTCGAGCAGCAGGTCAAGGTGCTGGACGATGGGGCACTCAAGGCCTGGGAGGACACATAA
- a CDS encoding polyprenyl synthetase family protein produces MLQGESFDAWSEFALTRFEGLLDAWVPASAPAGLGEAMRYAVLGGGKRLRPLLVRAACAAVGGNEAAADRAAVAVELIHAYSLVHDDMPCMDDDVLRRGKPTVHVAYGEAQAMLAGDAMQALAFEVLTDDESIDPALQANLCRLLARASGHAGMAGGQAIDLAAVGQALNEEQLRDMHRRKTGLLLQASVMMGAACGAPSAAAHQALLTYGADIGLAFQVVDDILDVTQDSATLGKTAGKDSQANKPTYVSVLGLEASRRYAAKLRDEALAALDGVKGLADQRLRELAFKVVAREY; encoded by the coding sequence ATGTTGCAGGGTGAATCGTTTGATGCCTGGTCAGAGTTCGCGCTGACGCGCTTTGAGGGCTTGCTCGACGCTTGGGTGCCGGCCTCGGCGCCGGCGGGTTTGGGTGAGGCCATGCGCTATGCGGTGCTGGGCGGTGGCAAGCGCTTGCGGCCCCTGCTGGTGCGTGCGGCCTGCGCGGCAGTGGGCGGCAATGAGGCAGCGGCCGATAGGGCCGCTGTGGCGGTGGAATTGATCCACGCCTATTCCCTGGTGCACGACGACATGCCCTGCATGGACGACGATGTGTTGCGTCGCGGCAAGCCCACCGTTCATGTGGCCTATGGCGAGGCACAGGCCATGTTGGCCGGCGATGCCATGCAGGCGCTTGCTTTTGAGGTGCTGACAGACGATGAGTCCATTGATCCAGCCTTGCAGGCCAATTTGTGCCGGCTGTTGGCGCGGGCCTCGGGCCATGCCGGCATGGCGGGCGGGCAGGCCATCGATTTGGCGGCCGTTGGGCAGGCTTTGAACGAAGAGCAGCTGCGCGATATGCATCGGCGCAAGACTGGGTTGTTGCTGCAGGCCAGCGTGATGATGGGGGCCGCATGTGGTGCGCCATCGGCCGCCGCACACCAGGCTTTGCTGACCTATGGTGCGGACATCGGCTTGGCCTTCCAAGTGGTGGATGACATTCTGGATGTGACCCAGGACTCGGCCACCTTGGGAAAAACCGCTGGCAAGGACAGCCAGGCCAACAAGCCCACTTATGTGAGCGTGCTGGGCCTGGAGGCTTCGCGTCGCTACGCCGCCAAACTGCGTGACGAGGCCCTCGCGGCGCTCGATGGTGTGAAAGGGTTGGCCGATCAGCGCCTGCGTGAGTTGGCCTTCAAAGTGGTTGCCCGTGAGTACTGA
- the dxs gene encoding 1-deoxy-D-xylulose-5-phosphate synthase: protein MNASSASLLSKIDSPADLKRLSRAELHRLATELRQYVVDSVSKTGGHFSSNLGTVELTIALHAVFDTPRDRIVWDVGHQTYAHKILTGRRDRMDTLRQQGGLSGFPRRDESEYDTFGTAHSSTSISAAHGFAMAAKLKGEERRAIAVIGDGAMTAGMAFEALNNAGVPHGGLLGDVLVILNDNDMSISPPVGALNKYFTRLMSGSFYAAAREGAKSVLKNTPLYEFARRFEEHTKGMFVPGTIFEEFGFNYVGPIDGHDLDALIPTLENLRDKKGPQFLHVVTKKGQGYKLAEADPVKYHAASGKFDPAIGFVKPSVPPKKAFMQVFGEWLCDQAEADQKLVAITPAMREGSGMVEYHKRFPTRYFDVGIAEQHAVTFAAGLACEGLKPVVAIYSTFLQRAYDQMIHDVALQDLDVLFALDRAGLVGADGATHAGNYDIAFTRCIPKMAVLTPADELECRQLLSTGYQFKGPVTVRYPRGAGTGVDAGKALETLPWGKGEMRREGNKDGKGVAILAFGTLLYPALQAAEALDASVANMRFVKPLDTELVERLARQHGLLVTVEDGCVMGGAGSAVLEHLQAVGLNVPVLQLGLPDVFVEHGEPARLMAQCGLDAAGIERSIRQRLGVPALRAVND from the coding sequence ATGAATGCTTCAAGTGCGTCCCTGCTCTCCAAGATCGACAGTCCTGCCGATCTGAAGCGACTGAGTCGGGCCGAGTTGCACCGGCTGGCCACTGAGCTGCGCCAATACGTGGTTGACTCGGTTTCGAAGACCGGCGGCCACTTTTCCAGCAATCTGGGCACCGTCGAGCTGACCATTGCCTTGCACGCGGTCTTTGATACGCCGCGCGACCGCATCGTCTGGGATGTGGGTCATCAGACCTATGCGCACAAGATCCTGACCGGCCGGCGTGATCGCATGGATACCTTGCGTCAGCAAGGGGGACTTTCGGGTTTTCCGCGCCGCGATGAGAGCGAGTACGACACCTTCGGCACCGCACACAGCAGCACCAGCATCTCGGCCGCCCATGGTTTTGCGATGGCGGCCAAGCTCAAGGGCGAAGAGCGCCGCGCCATTGCGGTGATTGGCGACGGCGCGATGACGGCCGGCATGGCCTTCGAGGCGCTGAACAACGCTGGCGTGCCGCATGGCGGCCTGCTGGGTGATGTCCTGGTGATCCTGAACGACAACGACATGTCGATCAGCCCGCCGGTTGGGGCGCTGAACAAGTACTTCACCCGTTTGATGAGCGGTAGCTTCTACGCTGCGGCGCGCGAGGGTGCCAAGTCGGTGTTGAAAAACACGCCGCTGTATGAATTCGCGCGACGCTTTGAAGAGCACACCAAGGGCATGTTCGTGCCCGGCACCATCTTCGAAGAATTCGGCTTCAACTATGTCGGGCCGATCGACGGCCACGATCTGGACGCCTTGATTCCGACCCTGGAGAACCTGCGCGACAAGAAGGGGCCGCAGTTCCTGCACGTGGTGACCAAAAAGGGGCAGGGCTACAAATTGGCCGAAGCGGATCCGGTCAAGTACCACGCGGCCTCCGGGAAGTTTGATCCCGCCATTGGCTTTGTCAAACCGAGCGTGCCGCCCAAGAAGGCCTTCATGCAGGTGTTTGGCGAGTGGCTGTGTGATCAAGCCGAGGCGGACCAGAAGCTGGTGGCCATCACCCCCGCGATGCGCGAGGGCTCGGGCATGGTGGAATACCACAAACGCTTCCCGACGCGTTACTTTGATGTAGGCATTGCTGAGCAGCATGCGGTGACCTTTGCCGCCGGACTGGCCTGCGAAGGTCTCAAGCCCGTGGTGGCAATCTATTCCACCTTCTTGCAACGCGCCTACGATCAAATGATCCACGATGTGGCGCTGCAGGACCTGGACGTACTGTTTGCGCTGGACCGCGCGGGCTTGGTTGGCGCCGATGGCGCCACCCACGCGGGCAATTACGACATCGCTTTCACCCGTTGCATTCCGAAGATGGCCGTATTGACCCCGGCCGATGAATTGGAGTGCCGACAGCTGCTGAGTACGGGCTATCAGTTCAAGGGGCCGGTGACCGTGCGCTATCCGCGTGGCGCGGGCACCGGAGTGGATGCCGGCAAGGCGCTGGAGACCTTGCCTTGGGGCAAGGGTGAGATGCGGCGAGAGGGCAACAAGGATGGCAAGGGCGTGGCCATCCTGGCATTCGGCACCTTGCTGTATCCGGCGCTCCAGGCTGCGGAGGCATTGGACGCCAGCGTCGCCAACATGCGTTTCGTGAAGCCGCTCGACACGGAGTTGGTGGAACGCTTGGCGCGCCAGCATGGCTTGCTGGTCACCGTCGAGGATGGCTGCGTGATGGGCGGGGCGGGCTCTGCGGTGCTGGAGCATTTGCAAGCGGTGGG